The following are encoded together in the Janthinobacterium sp. Marseille genome:
- a CDS encoding cytochrome P460 family protein, whose protein sequence is MRIIGALGVALIGLFISVDGTAYGQTTTHSQFGATTAAVVDDKGNMHVPADYQTTYQILGTWAVATDNGVGSKEMHVVYASPGVIAAYRKTGHYPDGAVLVKEIHKTATKPMTTGTVSSADALVGWFVMVKDDVGRFPKNKLWGDGWGWAWFNAADSKVTTSTDYKKDCLSCHVPAQASDWIYSYGYPPLKR, encoded by the coding sequence ATGAGAATCATAGGTGCATTGGGCGTTGCCCTAATAGGATTGTTCATAAGCGTCGATGGCACTGCCTACGGCCAAACCACTACACATTCACAGTTCGGAGCGACGACTGCGGCCGTTGTCGATGACAAAGGAAATATGCACGTTCCTGCCGACTATCAGACCACTTATCAGATATTAGGTACATGGGCTGTGGCTACGGACAATGGCGTGGGTTCAAAGGAAATGCACGTGGTTTATGCATCTCCTGGAGTAATCGCGGCATATCGCAAGACGGGGCACTATCCCGATGGCGCTGTCCTTGTGAAGGAAATACACAAGACGGCCACCAAACCAATGACAACAGGAACCGTGAGTAGTGCCGACGCTCTCGTTGGTTGGTTCGTTATGGTGAAAGATGACGTCGGTCGTTTTCCAAAAAACAAACTTTGGGGAGACGGATGGGGTTGGGCTTGGTTTAATGCAGCTGATTCTAAGGTGACTACCTCCACGGACTACAAGAAGGATTGCCTGTCTTGTCATGTGCCCGCTCAAGCGTCAGATTGGATCTACAGCTACGGCTACCCGCCTCTGAAGCGATAA
- a CDS encoding cytochrome P460 family protein — protein sequence MRTSLPIISVIFSAIVVTTAFAQPGSGDDGSQARKRYLPEYTKSGELILPKNYHEWVYVGSPLTPNALNGGKANFPEFHNVYIEPGSYAIYKKTGKFPEGTIFFKELQLTLPGQNPDGSRTEASGRGYFPGKFNGADVTVKDSKRYADTGGWGYFNFNHHEPKAPTATAKPNNECAFCHRASAKKDDIWTQFYPLLDN from the coding sequence ATGCGCACTTCCTTACCGATTATCAGTGTGATTTTTAGCGCGATAGTTGTGACAACTGCTTTTGCCCAACCTGGGTCTGGTGACGATGGCTCACAAGCAAGAAAACGTTACCTTCCCGAATATACAAAATCAGGTGAACTGATTTTGCCGAAAAATTACCATGAATGGGTATACGTCGGCTCACCACTTACCCCTAACGCACTCAACGGCGGCAAGGCCAATTTTCCTGAATTCCATAACGTCTATATCGAGCCAGGCTCATACGCAATTTACAAAAAAACTGGCAAATTCCCCGAAGGAACGATCTTCTTCAAAGAACTACAACTCACACTACCAGGCCAGAATCCGGATGGATCGCGCACTGAAGCATCTGGACGTGGTTACTTCCCCGGAAAATTCAACGGCGCTGATGTAACTGTCAAAGATTCTAAACGGTATGCAGATACCGGAGGCTGGGGTTACTTCAACTTCAATCACCACGAACCAAAGGCCCCGACAGCGACCGCGAAGCCAAATAATGAATGTGCGTTCTGCCACAGAGCCAGTGCTAAGAAGGACGACATCTGGACTCAGTTCTATCCTCTCCTGGATAACTGA
- a CDS encoding cytochrome b/b6 domain-containing protein, which translates to MIALRSTSSCYGVVTQAFHWLTAVLVLVAYVLSKSDRYSLYSAEADGIRRIHETLGVLVFIVVVLRLLWGLIDNMPVRRIRPRWMAMAATFVRFALYVLLISIPTTAVIGTWLEGIPITLIEFDIAPPIVEAREMGQLIMRIHNILGTAILWIAGAHAAAALFHHFYLRDEVFKSMIPSR; encoded by the coding sequence ATGATTGCCTTGCGCAGTACCTCTTCTTGCTACGGTGTCGTCACCCAAGCCTTCCATTGGCTAACAGCGGTATTGGTTCTTGTTGCCTATGTACTGAGCAAGAGTGATCGCTATTCACTCTATTCCGCCGAAGCAGACGGAATTCGTAGGATTCACGAAACGCTCGGCGTACTTGTTTTCATTGTCGTCGTGCTGAGGTTGCTATGGGGATTGATCGACAATATGCCTGTCAGACGAATAAGACCTCGATGGATGGCAATGGCCGCGACGTTTGTCCGATTTGCACTTTATGTGCTCCTCATCTCAATTCCGACAACAGCAGTGATCGGTACCTGGCTTGAAGGAATTCCTATTACGCTTATCGAATTCGACATCGCCCCTCCGATTGTGGAGGCACGTGAGATGGGACAGCTAATCATGAGAATACACAACATCCTCGGCACAGCCATACTCTGGATTGCTGGTGCTCATGCAGCCGCTGCTCTTTTCCACCATTTCTATCTGCGCGATGAAGTCTTTAAGTCGATGATTCCAAGTCGATGA
- the egtD gene encoding L-histidine N(alpha)-methyltransferase, whose amino-acid sequence MTKINVITNKNTFTIKHGSFQSDVMSGLSGLKKTLPCRWLYDNLGSELFEEITRVPEYYPTRTETIILQTYIREIADFAGRNAILVEYGAGAGIKTETLIAALQSLALDCYIPVDIAGEFLEETASRIQGKFPHLSIKPVVSDFMTDFALPPNLLGTRRVAFFPGSTIGNLSPKQAGDFLRRMRNHVGPEGAAIIGFDLKKDVETMISAYDDKAGITSKFNLNLLTRINRELEGNFELSRFKHSARWNEEESAIEMHIVSLEEQIATVGMFNFHFRAGETIHTESSRKYDVKGFEMLANANGWKMDHIWRDSDNKFGIAGLR is encoded by the coding sequence ATGACAAAAATAAATGTAATAACCAATAAGAACACATTCACCATTAAACACGGTTCCTTTCAGTCCGATGTAATGTCAGGTTTGTCAGGCCTGAAAAAGACTCTGCCCTGTCGCTGGCTATATGACAACTTAGGATCAGAGTTATTCGAAGAAATTACACGTGTCCCAGAATATTATCCGACACGAACCGAAACTATCATTCTGCAAACATATATTCGAGAAATTGCGGATTTTGCAGGCCGAAACGCTATTCTCGTTGAGTACGGAGCTGGGGCTGGAATCAAGACCGAGACATTGATTGCAGCACTACAGTCTCTCGCTCTCGACTGCTACATTCCTGTCGATATTGCGGGAGAATTTCTCGAAGAAACAGCATCCCGCATACAGGGGAAATTTCCGCATCTATCCATCAAACCGGTTGTCTCGGATTTCATGACCGACTTTGCGTTACCACCGAATCTTCTGGGTACACGTCGTGTGGCATTTTTTCCTGGATCGACAATAGGAAACCTAAGTCCAAAACAGGCTGGAGATTTTTTGAGACGTATGCGTAATCACGTAGGCCCCGAAGGCGCTGCAATCATAGGATTCGATTTAAAGAAAGACGTCGAGACGATGATTTCTGCCTACGATGATAAGGCAGGAATTACATCCAAATTCAATCTCAATTTACTGACACGCATCAACCGTGAACTGGAAGGCAATTTTGAACTTAGTCGTTTCAAACATAGTGCTCGTTGGAACGAGGAGGAATCAGCGATAGAAATGCATATCGTGAGTCTGGAGGAGCAAATCGCGACGGTTGGTATGTTTAATTTTCATTTTCGGGCTGGAGAAACGATTCATACGGAAAGTTCACGAAAATACGATGTTAAAGGTTTTGAAATGCTTGCCAACGCCAACGGATGGAAAATGGATCACATCTGGCGTGACAGTGACAATAAATTTGGAATAGCTGGATTACGCTAG
- a CDS encoding FAD-containing oxidoreductase translates to MNKKIEPTSATTSGKQTEIFDAIIIGTGQAAPALANRLTASGMRIAVIERSSVGGTCVNTGCTPTKTMVASAYVARMAARAAEYGVVLHHPPAIDMKAIKARVDKIVQTDRVGLENWMTGMPGCTLIRGHARFESGNEVCVDDRRIKANKIFINVGGRAFIPDAVGLENISYLTNTDMVALDIVPSHLIIVGGSYIGLEFAQMFRRFGSSVTVIERGSRLIAREDEEVSAQIKDILSNEDISIMLDAEELQFQKHAAGVAVNVKCKNDWKKISGSHLLIAVGRRPNTDDLGLDKAGIETDTMGYITVDEQLRTTANGVWALGDCNGRGAFTHTAYNDFEIVAANLLDGETRCVSDRIPAYALYIDPPLGRVGMTATQAKKAGRKIRVGTRQMTRVARAIEKGETQGSMRVVVDAETNEILGAAILGPGGDEAIHAILATMAAKAPYTQLTHTMAIHPTLSELIPTMLGELSNPQ, encoded by the coding sequence ATGAACAAGAAAATCGAACCGACAAGCGCCACCACATCTGGTAAACAAACCGAAATCTTCGATGCCATTATTATCGGAACGGGTCAGGCGGCGCCAGCGCTTGCTAATCGACTAACAGCGTCTGGTATGCGCATTGCTGTTATTGAGCGCAGCTCCGTAGGAGGCACCTGTGTCAATACCGGCTGCACGCCTACAAAAACCATGGTCGCAAGCGCCTACGTTGCACGAATGGCTGCACGCGCGGCCGAATATGGTGTTGTTTTACATCACCCGCCAGCGATCGATATGAAAGCTATCAAAGCACGTGTCGATAAAATCGTGCAAACAGATCGCGTCGGACTTGAAAACTGGATGACTGGAATGCCCGGCTGTACATTGATTCGTGGACATGCGCGGTTCGAAAGCGGCAATGAAGTCTGTGTCGATGATCGGCGCATTAAAGCGAACAAGATATTTATCAATGTTGGTGGCAGAGCCTTCATACCAGATGCGGTGGGCTTAGAGAATATTTCCTACCTGACAAATACAGACATGGTTGCGCTTGATATTGTCCCGTCGCATTTGATCATCGTCGGTGGTAGTTACATCGGACTGGAATTCGCCCAGATGTTTCGACGATTCGGCTCGTCCGTGACCGTGATTGAGCGCGGCTCTCGTCTGATAGCACGTGAGGATGAGGAAGTCTCCGCCCAAATTAAAGACATTCTTTCGAACGAAGATATTTCTATCATGCTCGACGCGGAGGAGCTTCAGTTCCAAAAACATGCTGCCGGTGTTGCAGTTAACGTCAAATGCAAAAATGATTGGAAAAAAATAAGTGGAAGTCACTTACTTATCGCAGTTGGAAGACGTCCCAATACGGATGATCTTGGACTCGATAAAGCTGGTATCGAAACAGACACTATGGGATACATCACCGTTGACGAACAACTACGCACAACAGCGAATGGTGTCTGGGCACTTGGCGATTGTAATGGGCGCGGCGCATTCACTCACACCGCCTACAACGACTTCGAAATCGTCGCTGCGAATTTACTGGATGGCGAAACACGTTGTGTATCCGATCGTATTCCGGCCTACGCGTTATATATCGATCCCCCACTCGGTCGTGTTGGAATGACTGCGACACAAGCAAAAAAAGCTGGCCGAAAAATTCGCGTGGGAACAAGACAGATGACACGCGTAGCTCGCGCCATCGAAAAAGGTGAAACTCAGGGATCCATGCGCGTCGTGGTCGATGCAGAGACAAATGAAATTCTCGGCGCCGCAATTCTTGGCCCCGGAGGAGACGAAGCAATTCACGCTATTTTGGCAACGATGGCGGCCAAAGCGCCTTACACCCAGTTAACTCACACCATGGCCATCCATCCAACGCTGTCAGAATTGATTCCGACCATGTTGGGCGAACTATCAAACCCACAGTAA
- a CDS encoding cation:proton antiporter, which yields MAAGEISDVTSLVMLVPAIVFLGLGITTAIVSRAVGLSPIVGYIVLGLGLNISGFGLLYGKSTISLLAELGVVFLLFDIGLHFSLDRIRKQASDIFAFGPFQVIFATTGLTLTALVLGISIVPALLIGSILALSSTAVVGRLIAERHQQNCPVGLTATSILIFQDVAAIFLLIVANSLDDGGTIWTVAALALCKAILAFAITVAISRLLIGSLLGLVARSKNEEVFTAAALLIALAAGWATGKMGLSLTLGAFLGGLALAETPYRAVIESEIRPFRGLLLGFFFISIGLSLNVNVLAHSLPLIIGLTILLFIVKIISNITASRVFKWSVPGSTQLGFLLAQGSEFAFVILSLPSMQSAIGDTNTSVIIAVVALSMAVTPNLADVGRKLAGRMRMRKRVKEALDAELTPKIDNAPIIIVGMGTIGRTIADALIKFEIGYYAVEFDQQRLEMAIADGYDATFGDGFDMQMWGSFKLHERKFSILTTPNFDILDGTRHMANSRFPNLKRYVVVTDEIEAQRFKNIGFATVIDRRFPRGLDVAEAILSEMGISPEAIENWIQQQTQPNDSVSPLAKTAA from the coding sequence ATGGCAGCAGGAGAAATATCCGATGTAACGTCGTTAGTGATGTTGGTGCCTGCTATAGTTTTCCTTGGACTTGGTATTACGACGGCGATCGTCAGCCGAGCTGTGGGTCTCAGCCCCATCGTTGGGTATATCGTATTGGGGCTTGGATTAAATATAAGTGGCTTTGGGCTTCTATATGGCAAGTCCACAATTTCATTGCTAGCAGAGCTAGGTGTTGTATTCCTGTTATTTGACATCGGTCTTCATTTCTCACTCGACCGTATCAGGAAGCAGGCGTCGGATATTTTTGCATTCGGACCATTCCAAGTCATATTTGCTACCACTGGCCTGACCCTCACTGCACTGGTTTTGGGGATAAGTATTGTTCCCGCGCTGTTGATCGGTTCTATTCTCGCCCTCTCATCAACTGCAGTCGTCGGACGACTGATCGCTGAGCGTCACCAACAAAATTGTCCGGTTGGACTGACTGCTACTTCCATTCTTATATTTCAGGACGTTGCGGCGATATTTTTGCTTATCGTTGCCAATTCTCTTGATGACGGCGGCACAATCTGGACCGTTGCAGCGCTAGCTCTATGCAAAGCCATTCTAGCGTTCGCGATCACTGTGGCCATTTCCCGTCTGCTGATTGGTTCATTGCTTGGTCTTGTGGCGCGCAGTAAAAACGAAGAGGTTTTCACAGCAGCAGCCCTGTTGATTGCGTTAGCAGCAGGTTGGGCCACGGGAAAAATGGGATTGTCACTGACATTAGGCGCATTTCTAGGGGGACTCGCCCTAGCAGAAACACCTTATAGAGCTGTAATTGAATCTGAGATCCGGCCGTTTCGTGGGCTGTTGCTGGGATTTTTCTTCATTTCAATTGGTTTATCGTTGAATGTGAATGTCCTTGCACATTCGTTGCCACTGATCATTGGCCTCACTATTCTTCTATTCATAGTCAAAATAATATCCAACATCACAGCCAGCCGTGTTTTTAAATGGTCAGTTCCTGGCTCGACACAATTGGGTTTTTTATTAGCCCAAGGTTCAGAATTCGCGTTTGTGATTTTGAGCCTACCATCAATGCAATCTGCTATTGGAGATACAAATACGTCAGTCATTATTGCAGTAGTTGCATTGAGCATGGCGGTAACGCCGAATCTCGCCGACGTCGGCCGCAAACTTGCTGGTCGCATGCGCATGCGCAAGCGCGTAAAAGAGGCATTAGATGCTGAGCTCACACCAAAAATTGACAATGCTCCGATAATTATTGTTGGAATGGGCACCATCGGTCGCACCATTGCCGATGCGCTGATTAAATTTGAGATCGGCTATTACGCAGTTGAGTTTGATCAACAACGCCTTGAAATGGCGATTGCGGATGGTTATGACGCCACTTTTGGCGACGGTTTCGACATGCAAATGTGGGGCTCTTTCAAACTGCATGAACGCAAATTCAGCATTCTTACTACACCCAATTTCGACATTCTCGATGGAACCCGCCATATGGCCAATAGTCGGTTTCCAAATCTCAAACGTTATGTCGTTGTCACAGATGAAATCGAAGCACAGCGTTTTAAAAATATTGGCTTTGCTACCGTTATCGATCGGCGCTTTCCTCGTGGCTTGGATGTTGCAGAGGCGATTTTGTCTGAAATGGGCATAAGTCCGGAAGCGATTGAAAATTGGATTCAACAACAGACTCAACCCAATGATTCAGTATCACCACTTGCCAAAACGGCTGCCTGA
- a CDS encoding AraC family transcriptional regulator has product MNDKPILRISPSDLDNLLNALEVHFVRLSECLINPGWRLELGGVDSPAIHYNIQGHGRMIVGEHVIDLRPHTLVILPARQYFRIEVPSIDVGLVGMPIMEILDGRTMVFPPDAIRRYEAGTGEPELIMICGYFRALYGASMNLFSSLATPIVEQFDPSDQLDYKLKSALAELVAQEVGMGAMTATLLKQVLVLLLRRSLCSINLWVERFSVLSDPHIAHAFADMVTQPGAPHSVKSLAQKACLSRSAFMARFTNLFEQSPMAALREIRMRQAAILFSNESLSVDQVARIVGYDNRSSFFRAFRKTYGCSPSDYRVSENEAANSSVLTDEKAS; this is encoded by the coding sequence GTGAACGACAAACCCATTTTGCGGATTTCTCCATCCGACCTAGATAACCTTCTAAATGCACTCGAAGTGCATTTCGTGCGCTTGTCTGAATGCCTGATCAATCCAGGTTGGCGACTTGAATTAGGGGGCGTTGACTCACCTGCTATTCACTACAACATTCAGGGACATGGTCGTATGATTGTTGGTGAGCATGTCATCGACTTGAGACCTCACACACTTGTCATTCTGCCGGCTCGACAGTATTTTCGCATCGAAGTACCAAGCATAGATGTTGGATTGGTTGGCATGCCGATAATGGAAATCCTTGACGGACGAACCATGGTGTTTCCTCCTGACGCCATTCGCCGCTATGAGGCTGGCACCGGTGAACCAGAGTTAATCATGATCTGTGGATATTTTCGTGCACTGTATGGCGCATCGATGAACCTGTTTTCCAGCTTGGCAACGCCTATCGTTGAACAATTTGATCCTTCTGATCAACTTGATTACAAATTGAAATCTGCATTGGCCGAATTGGTTGCGCAGGAAGTAGGCATGGGAGCTATGACAGCAACACTGCTGAAACAGGTATTAGTGCTCCTACTTCGACGCTCATTGTGTTCCATCAATCTTTGGGTGGAAAGATTTTCCGTTCTCAGTGACCCTCATATAGCCCATGCCTTTGCTGATATGGTTACGCAACCAGGTGCGCCGCACTCCGTCAAAAGCTTAGCGCAGAAAGCTTGTCTCAGTCGATCAGCGTTCATGGCACGCTTTACCAATTTGTTCGAACAATCGCCAATGGCTGCATTGCGTGAAATTCGTATGCGTCAAGCGGCCATCCTGTTTTCCAATGAAAGTCTTTCAGTCGATCAGGTTGCACGGATAGTTGGTTACGATAATCGAAGTAGTTTCTTTCGTGCATTTCGCAAGACCTATGGCTGCAGCCCGTCTGACTATCGTGTGTCTGAAAACGAAGCTGCTAATTCAAGTGTATTAACTGACGAAAAAGCAAGTTAA
- a CDS encoding thiol-disulfide isomerase: MQIGIVGSAAPELQVPYWIDSNGQERPPLKLAELGPNFKMLFFFQHWCPGCHIDGFPQLKRLIGHLEHRGMGFAAIQTVFEGADTNTKDKILLDQQRHHLKIPFGHDAPSTADLYPTSMENYRSAGTPWFVVINPSDVVIYNDFRLDFDKILTIL; encoded by the coding sequence ATGCAGATTGGAATTGTAGGAAGTGCGGCTCCTGAATTACAGGTTCCTTATTGGATTGATTCCAATGGCCAGGAACGGCCGCCGCTGAAACTCGCCGAACTCGGACCTAATTTTAAAATGCTTTTTTTCTTTCAGCACTGGTGTCCCGGGTGTCATATTGATGGTTTTCCTCAATTGAAACGTCTTATTGGACATCTGGAACATAGAGGTATGGGATTCGCTGCAATTCAAACAGTATTTGAGGGAGCAGATACAAATACCAAAGACAAAATCCTTCTTGATCAGCAGCGACATCACTTAAAGATTCCTTTCGGTCACGATGCACCTTCGACCGCAGATCTTTACCCTACGTCCATGGAAAATTATCGAAGCGCAGGGACGCCTTGGTTTGTCGTAATAAATCCTAGCGATGTTGTGATTTACAACGACTTTAGATTGGATTTCGATAAAATTTTGACAATACTCTAA
- a CDS encoding AraC family transcriptional regulator: protein MAIDHLLTALDIGVIYFAVCDIRDGWGMHFEVCKTASLHYCLEGIGTLVVHGTAPIHLTSHTFVLLPPGIAYRIESTSENPIRLEYHALLRPLSSHQSVTTLVVGGKQQGIVTVCGEIRVKLPGGADLFTLLNEPLIARFSDANGLRDQFAMLLAESARPGIGSLVLTEALLKQCLVLALRRWVESDSSPLPWLAAVGDTRLSRALHAIFEQPAIAYTVDSLAMIAGMSRSAFAAAFQRAFGQSPMSLVRLVRLRRAGELLITTALPVAEVANRVGFSSRSNFSLAFSQLYGLDPSRFRRTFATDGKK from the coding sequence ATGGCTATAGATCATTTGCTGACCGCCCTTGATATCGGAGTTATTTACTTCGCGGTCTGCGATATACGTGACGGTTGGGGAATGCACTTCGAAGTCTGCAAGACAGCAAGTTTGCATTACTGCTTGGAAGGTATTGGCACACTGGTGGTTCATGGTACCGCCCCTATTCATCTTACTTCGCACACGTTTGTACTCTTGCCACCGGGGATTGCATACCGTATCGAAAGCACATCTGAAAATCCGATACGACTCGAATACCACGCTCTCTTACGCCCGCTGTCATCACACCAATCAGTGACGACCCTAGTCGTCGGGGGAAAGCAGCAAGGTATCGTCACGGTCTGTGGCGAAATTCGTGTCAAATTGCCAGGTGGGGCGGATCTTTTTACCCTATTGAATGAGCCACTCATTGCACGCTTTAGTGACGCAAACGGACTACGTGACCAGTTTGCGATGTTGCTAGCAGAATCAGCTCGACCGGGAATAGGATCACTTGTGCTGACCGAAGCATTGCTCAAGCAATGTCTGGTGTTGGCGTTGCGACGATGGGTCGAGAGTGACTCCTCACCATTGCCTTGGTTGGCAGCTGTGGGTGACACACGACTCAGTCGTGCATTACACGCTATCTTCGAACAACCTGCCATCGCTTATACAGTGGATAGTCTCGCGATGATTGCTGGCATGAGTCGTTCAGCATTCGCTGCCGCATTCCAGCGGGCCTTTGGTCAATCACCGATGAGTTTAGTCAGACTAGTGAGACTGCGTCGTGCTGGTGAACTATTGATTACGACGGCACTTCCCGTAGCTGAAGTTGCTAACCGAGTCGGCTTCTCCAGCAGAAGCAACTTTTCTCTGGCCTTCAGTCAACTTTACGGATTGGATCCAAGTCGCTTTCGCCGTACGTTCGCAACTGATGGAAAAAAATAA
- a CDS encoding diguanylate cyclase has protein sequence MKRPIILHCNVTIATLNAIQATFGATYRLIQIDAMKEIALKEKKERVVMAVIGVGNELTGLPKNLTVPTVLIARHPNTKQELQALEAGAVDYLSDAMQMSVLTARLRSHLSGRMSELECYIRELELQQRKSVKLNRSLATLNRTKSAIVRLSERSVLFNEVVRVAVEDGGYGIAWIALRDKTERFAIVASSGFSNDEFLGINALLARDDAIKNRVNSAVVDICNTTSLDTVTDPYSIDAYNRGFGALALVPIKLENQVEGVMALYAAEEEFFDDSDISLLSELSQDLSFALRNFEQQGQANYLSCYDVLTGLPNCSLFLEKLNQIIYMASSREVGAYVLVLELEHFKNVNEVLGRQAGDQVLEIIAQRLRASLPEQTSVARIAGDTFAIADLYPDNTDLTLLINRITTIIENPIQLEGHTLQLSAYLGFARSPEDGEGSKVVFHNAEAALKHAKLTGERTSFYSSELNAHVSDKLKLEVLMRSAIGTNQFVMHYQPKVDVWSYQDLVDRSSIRPVTKGGDHVQNQGLQQGKASI, from the coding sequence ATGAAAAGGCCGATCATTCTTCACTGCAATGTGACAATCGCTACATTGAACGCCATTCAAGCCACTTTCGGGGCGACCTACAGGCTAATCCAGATTGATGCGATGAAAGAGATCGCGCTGAAAGAAAAAAAAGAGCGCGTTGTCATGGCTGTGATCGGTGTAGGGAACGAATTGACTGGGTTACCTAAAAATTTGACTGTGCCCACAGTTCTAATCGCGCGACATCCCAACACCAAGCAGGAATTGCAAGCATTAGAAGCGGGGGCGGTTGACTACTTATCAGATGCGATGCAGATGTCTGTGTTGACGGCACGACTTCGCAGCCACCTTTCAGGGCGAATGTCAGAACTCGAATGCTACATTCGCGAACTCGAGCTGCAACAAAGAAAAAGTGTCAAACTTAATCGATCTCTTGCGACACTTAATCGAACCAAATCGGCGATTGTTCGCCTGAGTGAACGCTCGGTTCTATTTAATGAAGTAGTCCGTGTCGCTGTGGAAGATGGAGGATATGGAATTGCATGGATTGCATTGCGTGACAAAACTGAGCGTTTTGCGATCGTTGCAAGCAGTGGTTTTTCGAACGACGAATTTTTGGGAATCAATGCTCTACTGGCTCGTGATGATGCGATAAAAAATAGAGTTAACTCGGCAGTGGTGGATATTTGTAATACAACCTCGCTGGACACTGTTACTGATCCATATAGTATCGATGCTTATAACCGTGGCTTTGGTGCTTTGGCCTTAGTTCCAATAAAACTGGAGAACCAAGTCGAAGGGGTGATGGCGCTATATGCAGCTGAAGAAGAATTTTTTGACGACAGCGACATATCTCTGTTATCCGAACTGAGTCAGGATCTTTCATTTGCGTTACGAAACTTCGAACAACAAGGCCAAGCAAACTATCTGTCTTGTTACGATGTTCTGACAGGTCTACCTAACTGTTCACTTTTTCTCGAAAAACTGAACCAGATTATTTATATGGCCTCTAGTCGTGAGGTCGGTGCCTACGTACTAGTACTAGAGCTCGAACATTTTAAGAACGTCAATGAAGTATTGGGACGCCAGGCAGGTGATCAGGTACTGGAAATTATCGCTCAACGTTTACGGGCCAGTCTGCCGGAACAAACCAGTGTCGCCCGCATTGCAGGCGATACTTTTGCTATCGCCGATCTATATCCCGACAATACAGATCTAACACTGTTAATAAATCGCATTACAACGATCATTGAGAACCCGATACAACTTGAAGGTCACACTTTACAACTGTCGGCATATTTGGGATTTGCTAGGAGTCCCGAGGACGGCGAGGGAAGCAAAGTAGTATTTCACAATGCTGAGGCAGCGCTGAAACACGCTAAGTTAACTGGAGAAAGAACTTCATTTTATTCGTCTGAATTAAATGCACATGTGAGTGATAAACTTAAACTAGAAGTTCTCATGCGTTCTGCTATCGGAACGAACCAGTTCGTCATGCACTATCAACCAAAGGTTGATGTCTGGAGTTACCAGGATTTAGTAGACAGGAGTAGCATTCGACCTGTAACTAAAGGTGGTGACCATGTCCAAAATCAAGGCCTCCAGCAAGGTAAGGCAAGCATATAA